TgaatcttcttggttggttcgctTGATTTAGGGCTTAAATTCCATCGATCTGTTCGGAATCCTGATGTGATGTGGGGTTCTCCGCGGTTCAACCTAGTCGTGGTGCCTTATATGTTCCTATCCTTTGATCGGTTGCTTATTATCTTATTATTCTTTTCGATCTACGTTACGGAAAGaatctgatgatcgaaaggtggcCTATTGCTGCTCTTGATCGCCTGCGGTGGCGTGATTGTTTTGATCCCCATTCGTGCCCTTTATTTGGTTACTTTGCGAAAGATAACATAGTTTTGTTGGTTCACAAGTCGAAGGTAGGGAAGAGGCTGGAACTTAGAAACCATGAGTGTGTTATATGCTTTTTGATGTTAATTTTTGGATCTAAATGTTGTAAACTCATTCGATGGTATCATCCAGCTAGGGAAATAATTCAATATTGCTTCATGTTATGCTGAACTGATCACAGAGATTAAAATTGAAGCGAACTCAGTAGCgcttttgatgaaatcaattgtatttgGGATGTGTTGAACTTGATCTAGATCTCACAGTATTTGAAACGTTCAATCTTCTTCTAGTGATTACTTTTACCATCTTTCTTGAGAGGGTTGATGAACTAGGTTTGTAGTGCCTATACTTATTTTAGTCGTCCGGGACTGGCTTTATGGAGAATTCTTGTGCATGCCTTGATGACGGGCACTTTAGGAATAAGTTATTACTTAGACCTGAACTTGCTCCTTTTTGAGTCATGGAAACGATCTTTCTACATTTAGGGGAGAGGCTGTGTATGTTGATCCTAGTGGTCAATTAAAATAAGTGATGCTTATGGTTGGAAATTGAGAAAACGGAGTCACATATatgtaaagaaaagaaaatattggaAGCATCAGATTCATCTTCTCTTGGGTACAGACATGTTTATCATCTGATCCTTTGCTAAAAAGTTCTgtcagttttttttattttttgttttgaatGCATGTATCTTCAAAGGCACTTACTTGGATATGGTTCATATATATTTTGGACAATACGTGAAGGAACACTGCACATTGACTTTCTCTGTGCTTTGTTGCAAGCAATAGTAGAGGAAATAGGAAATTATTGGTAATACGTAGAAACACTGACATAAGAAACTTGCAGCATGCTGTTGTccttttcattcttctcaattagcCAGTAGTGATATTGATTTACAACTATATTATCTTTTTATTGTTTCTACTCTGCATGTCAATAGTGTTTTGAGATGGATTGAAATTGCATCTCTGTGCCTTTTTCCCTCTCTTTTCTGTGTTTTAGTCTGTATTTTGTCTTAATGAGTAGTAGGAAAGCTCCATATAAAATGCATTTTTAATATGACATCCTAGTTTAGTTTCACAGTCGAATCGAAAGAAATTTTGAGTTGTTTGTAGAGTTAGATAAGTTTATATTATTAACCTGGACTTGAATTTTTCTTTCCATGTGGTTTCAGTTAATAAACCGGTTTTCATCAGATCGAGTTGTGATAATCGGTACCAGGGTGGACATAGTACTTGGTTTGTTGAGGAGCCCAACTAGAAAAGGGTTATTAGTGGACGGGACAAAAATATGTCACAATGAAAAACCATCAATGGGTTCGACCACCAACCAATTATGTTTTCATCCCAAGTTGGGACTTGGATTTTGACAAGAACATTAAGCCTTAAATGAAGGAAATCATGACACATTCCATATTGGATGTAGGAGGAGAATTGACTTGGTTTATATAACTAAATGGATATAATTGGGTTTAATTATTTTTGGCCTTGTGGTCTCAAACCCATCAAGCTAATGAGTTACACTGTCGGGTCGGACTGTGACATAAAACGtaatgatttattaaaaaaaagatagaaaatttaTGTTGAGTCTCAACATGTTGAAAATTCATGTTACTCAAATCCCTCCTTTAGAGGGTTTGACATGATGATAGTCTGCTTCAACCAAATGCTGAGTTGCCGAACCCTTTAAATGATATGTTTGTTTGGTAAGTCGTGTTTTCTCATCTATTCTAATTTTGAGTCGTCAAACTGGTTTTTTGCATTgcctctttttatcttttattgtttGCATTGccactttttatcttttatttactTCTATTTACTGATAAAAAGTTGTTTGACCTGATGGCAGTGACCCATGAATTCCATGCGACGAGCATGAAGAGAATGGGAGGGCATGGCCATGATGAGCCCTTCTACATTCATGCTAAACACATGTATAACCTGGATCGCATGAAGCATCAGAAGCTAAAGGTGACTCTGGGTGTGCTATCTGCATTCAGCATCGGTGTGGTAGTTCCGATTTATGCAGTTATTTTCCAGCAGAAGAAAGCTGCCTCTGGATGAGATTTGCATGCAACCTAGGAAAAATAATGACTTTTGCTTGATTTCCTCTAGTATTTGTTTGCTGGAGACATTTGCCTTTCCATCGATTTCTCTTATGTTCTTCTCTAAAAATTGAAAACAGATTCCCATAGTCTATTGCGACTTGGTGATTGTttgcttttttcttctttgataAGGAAGGTTGGGTTTGTCTTTCATCAGTTTGATGCTTGTGATGAATGGAGGCATCTGATGCTTTCATCTTAGCGACGACTTTGTCATTTAGGAGACTTGCAATTGTTATCCCAGTGTTGCTTTACTAAGTATTCAGTTAATTGTGTGTTTTAATGCATAGTTGATGGATTGGTTAATGCTATTGTAGGCAGTCATTGCAGTTTACTGTGCCAGTTATCAAATCCACACAGATTGATACAAGCAAAATACTCTGCGAAAATAACTACTGCTTGTGTGCTTCACTGCAATTGTTATTGATGCTGATTGCAAATTGCCTAATCAGGATTAATGCCTATTGGTGCGTGCACACAAATGCTGACTGCTAATGTTCATTCTCTACCGACAAACATTGACCATTTGCAAAATTCCAACTCAAGAAAATGCAACCTAACGAGTTCATGTTGGCTTGAAGCAATGAAATGGCAAGGTGATGATTGACCAATAAACGAGTCAAAGGTCAAGCAGAGCAACAGAACTCGATTCGAATGACCACACTGTGAATGAGCACAGAAAACAAATTGCAGATGGAATAACATTAATAGTGGCAAACTGCATTTCCCATTGTGAAAGAAGATTATCATTGCACTATTTTTCAAACATCAAATGAATTTTTGACACTTGAtttgaagcaaaaaaaatcaaaggCTATAGATTATCGTCTACTGTTACATGGAAAAAGGAAGCGAAATCTCGCATCGTCCGTGGTTGGTGATAGACCCTTATGCTTTTGTCGGCACCATTACCTAAATCAAAGAAAGATCAGCCGAACCAAACTACACTATTTTGCCAGCTGACAACATCTGTTGGAGCCGAAGCACTTGCTGTTGCTGTTCTTGAGGCAATGAGCTCAACTGTTCTGGAGTCAGGCTAAGTACTTGCTGCAATAGAGCTGACTCTACTTCAGGTGAAAGCTGCagagagaaaataaaataaactaaaatatgatttgCGGTGAAAGATAAAAGCATGAGACTGCACATTAGGCTTACATGATCACAGAGCAAATTAGTATAATACATGATGGGAGTCATATTATGGAAAAATTCAAATGCTCAAATCAACGAACATGGTTGTTACGAACTATCAGTCGATTCCGTGGTAACTCGTGTAAGAAAAGCAAGCAAATTGTGATGTTGGGGTTTCGAATGCTGATTTGCTCAAAACTCGATTCACAACTCAATCAGATCCTAAATGTACATGCAACAACAATACCAAGTTCGTGCGGTTATGGATTGAACTCTTATAAACACCCAACTCTTTTTTGGACACTAGACGGACAGAAAGGATATAAATGTTTGACATAAGACTACCTTAAAATCCTACAAAACACATGTATTGTTTGATCTGTGAAACGTGCTTTATGAGATGATAATAtatcagcatttttatataagtTAGCTGATCATCGCCTTTCTCTTGCTAAAACATATATTGGAAACATACTTCAAGGTAATTTATCCCAAGTTCCAAAATTTTCTTTCTCGCATTGGACATAATATAAGCTGATTACTATGTTGTCACGGACAGAAGATTTAGTAAGTCAAGGTCAGAAAAAGTTACAACCTTATGGTTACTTTTCATAAGCCTTAACACAAAAGTTCCTTAATCAATATTTACAATATAGTTAATACATGACGAAAGAAACCAGGAAAAAATGAACTTGAAGTGATAACATAACAACAAAGAATTAAGATCATAATTAGTTGGAGGTGTTGCTTGGTTGATAATATGGGCTTTCCAAGACACTGCATACATATTGCAACTATTCAATTTGAAAAGAAATAAGATTTTACCATTAAATATCAGAATTAAAGTATGAAATTCCTATGAGAACATATGAAAACAAGAGGTGAATTACAAATAAAGGTGGTGAGatgactaaaaatattatatctatTTCTAAGACATCCAGGAAAATAGTACCTGAGGCATCTGCTTCTTAGAATGTTGAACTGCATCTCCCACGACCATTTGGCTCCCAGCAACTATGCCAGTGCCAAGTGCTTGAAGTGAGGAATTATTAATGCCAGAATTGCCATTCACTATTTGGGCAACACCACTTCCATCTTCTAATCTttgtaattttgaatgataattcGACTGTTCCGATACATTACCTGTTAATCTGGTTTGATCTGCTAATCCCACACCTAAATTTTGTGTCCTAAATCTGGAATGCCAGGTTAAATCTTCAATCGCAGAAGATGTTGAAACTCGTTTTGGAAGTGTCTCCAGTCCAGCTGACAGCAGTGGGTCATTTGATGAGCCAGTCTATCAGGAAAACAGTAATTGTCAGTATAACAGTAGAACAAACCCACACAAACATAGCACATTCCCCTACTGATATATGAAACTTCAAAAGGTTATAATGTTATATGAACAAATGCGTAATCCAAACACACTAAATAAGGAAAGAAGGATACAAATGCATTTTCCTGTTGCTTTTACCCCAGAAAAATCAAACATATGAAAAATTAGATCATCACTATCAAACCATGAGAAACCCAAACATACCAAGTGAAACAAGGATTCAAATGCATTTTCCTGTTGTTTTTAACCCAGTAAAAGTCAAATTCATGAAGAATTGAATCACCGCCCTGAAACTACTATAAGTTTCATTCAGCaaccctactccataattaaaacGTCATGTGATTAAAGAGAAATTTTTAATGCTTTCAAAAGGACCAACAACAAATACTGCATATTAACCAAGTGTAGCAAGCATCTGCGTCTTTTCCAAAATAAGGAACCTACAAAATGCCTTGAGGTTAAAATATTCTCCCCAGGATTAACAGACTTTAACAATGTTTTCAACTTAACTTCAAGCCTCCCATGATTTCAATTTCCTGACAAAGCAGTTAGACCAGGAAGGGAGTTTCAGGAAAACCTCAGAATAAATTTTGTCTAAGGTTCTGCAATAAACAAGCGGGCATCCAAATTTCAGCTCACTGTCACAGCAGATTAAAAGCGAAAAAGAGGAAATGAATTAGGAAAAGGTGAGAATTTTCCCTGGCATCATACCTCGACTAACACAGCCATGAGGCTGCATGCAGGAACAGCAAGACAGACCTTCCTAATCTAATAGATAAAATTTGTTGATTCTGCCTGATAGAACTCAAGAGCTGAGAATCTAGATAATAAACATTAAATTACTTAATGAGAAGTCTTACCTGAGAAGTAAGTGAATGCGGCAAAATTGACTGTTGCAGAGCTGTATTTGGAAGGGATAACTGAGGATGATGTGCTAAACTTGCAATAGCAGTTGATAAAGGTTGCTGCGGAAGCGGGGGTTCACTCTCTGATATCAGCCCTTTGGATGTTGATAAAAGAGAAGGCTGATGTGGAACGCCGCCAATTGATTGAGGCCATCTTGATGGTATTGTAGCAACTCCAGATTTCTCCGCCAGAGTTCCTTGTGATACCTGACCTTGTGGAAGTAACGGGAGTTGATATTGTGGTTGAACAAGGACTTGTTGAAGAGGTAATGTCGCCTGGTGTAGGATTCCAAGGCTTTGTGATGTAACTGCAATGTGACTCTCGGGTGGCCGGGGGAACTTTCCACCTAGTGTTTGTGAAGATGTCAGCCCGACATTAGATGAATTCTGAGGGTTTGAAATTGATGATTGGCCACTATTTGCAATCTGCATCTGCAGTCAAGATCAGTTACAAGCATTTGATGTTAGCATAAGCTCCACAAATTGCCATTATGTATTAGACttcagataaccaagacagaccaCTGGCTGTGCAGCCATGCCAACCATTATCTGCACCTGCACCAGGAACACAGTACAAAATCCAGTTTCAGATTATCTCATCATGTGATACAACAAACCTGTAATGGAAAACAACTTTAACAAGGCAGGAGAATCTCCACAGGAGTGTAGCCATCATTGCTTTACATTCTTATTGAAAATGACTCGTAACAAATAAGGCACCAACGGCAATCCAACAATATCTTGCGAAGTCCAGCCTCCAAAAAGTTTGCTAATAAACTCCTAGCTGATACCAAGACAAGAAAAACTTGACCAAACACCAAAAGACTAGTAGGTTGGCAAAAATCTCTAACTTGGTAGTcgcagtttaaactcatgtactcAGAACAACACTCAAGATTCTTGAAGATTTGAAGAGATTAAGGAAAATCAATGGGCTtcactaaaaaaagaaaatttcattCAGCTGGCACAAATAAGCCAATGATTAAACATACCACCTAATTTATGTTAAGTTaaactttataaatataaattacaaGCAACATAATGATGTAAAGTGATTACCATTCCATTGTCAACAGATACGATGCTGGCACAACCCTTCTAGGATGGCTGATTAATGATCTAGATTACTTGAGGCATCGCCTTTGAATGGAAAAAAGAGAAATTAAAGGTATTGGTTAGCTGGTAAATGTTTGCAGGAGAAGGATCAAGAAGGTTAATTGCTGTAATTCTACAAGTACTTCCAGAAGACTTGAAAATTAAAGTTAAACAGGGTGACTTCTCCACCAGTTTGGAGAGGCACTCTGATATCAGGTTCTTAAAAGACTCATGGATGTTAGTTTCCTACCTCTTTGGCAATGTTTGTTCATTCGATTATGAAGGTCTCAGTTTTATGGTTAATGAGCATAGAAAATCTGAATGGAAGAGTCAGCCAAGCAACTATTTTACTCCCTAGTTAGTTCCTATGACAGACAAAAGATACAGGAATACACAGTGTTCACATTACCCGATAAAGTTACTTAATAATTAACCTGTTATTAACAATCTTGCTTAAGTGTTACAGTGTTAGGTCAAGAAATGCACAATCACTGTCAATCAGCAGAAGCTGTGTCTGCTAGTTGTCATAAATGTCTGCCAGGGAAAAGAGGTAATCTTGAGATGGATTTGTTAGTatgttatgttaattcttttggaAGGAGAAGAATCGATGAATATCTTTCATTGTTTAGACTTTCGAGATTATATTTAACAAAATTTCCCTTTTGCTGCCCAAAAATTTTATTTGTCAGAGATGCATCCGCCAACATAGTAGGATTTACAATTTGCAAATTCTCTTTTGTTGTCTCATCCCATCATCAAGAGGATTCCActgttattaattttatttttctttcttcttgtattTAATTCATTAACTTATGAAATAAGCTGGCAGTTTTCTGTCTCTGCCTAAAAAGAAAGGACCTTTACAACATCCACTGATCCCCTCCCCCGCTACTGGCAAAcaaatacacaaaaaaaaaaaagaacatagaaATTCAACACAAGTatacaaaagaaagaaacagATCTTTGCCAAGTCATAAGATCAAAATAGACAAGCTTTAATTGCAACATTTCCTGAAAATTCAAGTTTGTGTTTGGATTTATAAGTACATTCTCTGCAGATAACAAACAAAGATCATCCTATAGATCTAGAAACAGAGTCATCAGCGAGTTTAACATCACCTGAAAGAGGGCTTTTGCCAGCTGTGGACTTGCTTGCATAAGTTGTCTAGCTAGTGCCTTGTTCTGAGTAGCAAGGGCCTATCATCAAATTAAGACAAACTTCATGTCATGCAAAAATTATTAGTAGGAAAAGAAgggagcaaaaagaaaagaattgaCCTTCATCTCGGATAAAATTTCATGCAATTGGTGTCTAGATATTCTGGACAGATAGTGAGTCAAGGGATCACTTCCTGTTCCTGACTGGCCCGGTAAAACACTTTGTGCATTGGAAATCTGAGCCCCACCCAAGGCTCCAGCCATGACAGATGCAGCTGTTGCAGCTAAGGGGAGACCTACTGGCTGATGAAGAGTGGAGTCACCCAAAACAGGGGCACCACTAAATTGTTTTTGAACATCTGTTATATATGAAAAAGCATGTTAACAAAGACTGTGAATTAATAATGGAAGAAATGGAATAAAAGAAAACATGAAAAACCAAATTTGACGTTGAGAAATTGAGAAAGGGAACCTGCACTTGGTGCCAATCCTGGTCCACCATGGCCCTGTAAAGGTAATACTAATTAGAGTACAAAATATCTACTTCATGAGTTTCATCTTATAGTATAGTTCAATATATTGAATGCACCAACCTTCTAGGAAAAAAGATGACTGATAAAATTTCCAGTCAAATGCACATTAGTGTAGAACTATAAGGCACATATGCAGACAACCGAGAATTCAGATACTTCAGAGAATATATTTATGTGAACATTCATCTTCTGCCTAATTAGTAATGACTTGATCAATAATAACAAATGCATCATCATGGCCTTTAGAAGTTCCTTgtcaaaatatattcttttgcGGATACAAAGATATATTTTCCTGGTTAGGTAAAAAGAAGAGTAAGTTTAGATGATATTAACAAAGAGAGAGGACCTAGTGATGAGGAAAAATATGCCAAAACTGGCTTGCTAATACTTTTATTAAGAACAATTGGCACAATAACATCATCTGACAGCAAGAAACTTTTTGAGTGAGTTATGCCAATATCATTGTTAAGGTAAGAATATTTTATACCCAAGGCCATACAAAAGAAGGGTTACTCCCAGAATAATTAAAACACTCCTATGAAGTCGACAGCTAAAGGATGATGACCTGCTCCCTGTTGCGATCAGAATTTTTATCATTTTCAGCAAAATCAACTCGTAATTGTCGCCCATTTATTTCATAGCCCTGAAGGTTGCGGCGAGCACTCAGAGCAGTCTCTTCATCTTTGTATTCACAAAATCCATAACCTTTGGGCTTTCCAGTTTCTCTATCATAAACCAACCTGCATCAACTTTATGCAGTACCATTAAGAAGAATACACAAAGGAAGATATAAACAGATATTCCCATGTAGAAATGTTCCTAGAGTTCCCTATACATGCCTATAGAAAACCATGCATCATTAAGAGCTTTAGAGATGGAACTTTAAATTTTGTACATTGGTTactgtcatatatatatacatatatatatatatatatacatatatatatacatatatacatatatgcatatatatatacatatatacatatatatatatatacatatatatatatatacatatacatatacatatatgtatatacacacatacatatacatatatatataaacacacacacgcacacatatATAATTGTGCTATTTAACATATATTGAGTCTATAAACAATGAATAAAGTTTTAGAGCATACATACCTGTTCTAGATATAACATACCCTTCGGGTAGGGCATATGAAAAGTTTTAGAGCATACATACCTGTTCTAGATATAACATACTCTTCGGGTAGGGCATATGAAAAGTATAGTCAAATGATGTAGGATCACTCATCAACTCATGTTTACGAATAACTAGTAGCTAATAAGTGCTTCACTAGCCGACAGTATAATCATATAAAGAAAGTTGGGGGCCTGAACCATGAGACAATACCTGCAATCAAATGCAAGGCTTGCTTTACAATCATGTTTCAGATTGAAAGATGTGAAAAATGCTTAGGTTGATGAAATGATCTAGGGTTTACACATACGTTTGTTTCTCAATTTTTGTTAGAGTAGAAACTTAGAGATTATAAGGATACAAATATAGGACTTGCCATTTGTTAAGCTATTTCTCGAGAATGAAGAGTAACTAGAAAGTAGATTCTGTATCATAGTTTAAGAAAAAGAAACGAAAAAGGCACAAAATAGAATGTAAAAGAAAAAGGTTCAGGATCACAAGATATACCAATGAAAGAAATTATAAATCAAGTCAAAATCAAAGTGAATTAACTTTATGAGTTGATAACTCAAAACAAGGTAAAGTATCACATGATTGATGGCAAAGATTTAGGTCGTGGATGTCCGTCAGCAAATCTGAGAAACAACTAAAATGTGAAGGTACATATTGTGGATTGCACCACTGTGAAGGTACATAGTGTGGATGTCCCTATGCATTCTCCACCTTCTCGGCACCATGCACGACCAAGCACTTTCCTTTAATgacagcaagggatcgatgactctaCGGAAGTCcttcctctgcggtaccatggcattgCCATGCCAATGACCCTACTATCCCTCGTCTCACATCTGCGCCCCTTTCTTCGTGATAGGTCGATTCGCCTCTGCGGCACTATAGTACTCTTccaagtccacctctattctaaccgACGCTTGGTTTTGTGTAAccgagtccctctggactcatcgtcgcttccttgcccctttcgaccatctgttttaacacctctgtgttctccaaataattccctttggtcaatggaaagacaaactgcaactcccatacgtagcctctgccatcatgttgttggGCAGCTTGGGCTCatgccgattctattctcctttgtGTCCTtgatagcaatgttcgcttactcggccttgtcctctgacttgcggaTCTCCCTTAAATGATTATGAattctagagtagtccaactctctagtcgttccaatcatacctctatatagtgatttcaataggcgcttgggcgctcgcctaggcgctcgggcgctcgcctaggcgaggcgaggctcgagcgcctcgcttcatgtccaagcgcctcgcttcaacgaggcgccgcctaggtgctcgcccgagcccaggcgccgggcgagcgcccgggttaaaccaggcgaccgaactagtgttttacgtctggttcggtctccggtgctttagttggttcaatcgaaccaactaaatcaccgataggctccctctcaCAATTtctccgacttccccaaccctaacactcgcgattttgctgtcgagatttcttctccgttgtcgttgctctctgctgccactgccactgtcgcCACTCGCCACTGCCACAATCGTTGCTCATCATTGTTGTCGCCGCTTgccgctcgcagctcccgctcccacttcCACACCCGCTATCGCTCGTAGCTCCCACTCACGCTATCGCTCGTAGCTCCCACTCACgctatcgctcgccgctcccgctcccgctgtcgttgccttagcaacctcggtcttctcacactcttctcactatattgttaacagtatattaacagttaactgtatactaataatagtatttttatttattagattaataatatattattttgattttaatactattaatttttatttatttaaaattattgttaagtTTCaaaataaatggcaagtgtacagagcaactcaatagatttgatgtaaaattttattattttaatttttgagactttttattaatatgacattgtgattttatattcgattttttaatttaatagcatattttttatttaaataattatattaattatattatatatttttatattttagcgcctcgtttcgctcgggcgagcgcctagcgcctcgggcgtttttggaccttggcacctagcgctttttaaatcaccgcctctatatgatcaagtcccctcataggactcattggtacttgcactcGGAATTTTCTCTCGAtggtacacaacccccatatgctgatgacaaaGGTTTTCATCTAATGTAAAATTCGATACATACATGAAAGACtcgcctctacgataccatggcattcactccttaaattcatagcccttcttgtcatcgtgttaCTCACCAAAGTGGGGCTCCTAGTAGCTCctaatcatacctttgtatgatcaagaaCCTCACGGAACTTCtcccgtgtgtgtcgcattgcctcaaactgttccaccatgattcgCTGCACTATGTCGCATCCTGATGATgtctccattgcattttgataTTTGTGGGATGAACTTAGACTGCAATCTCTCTATGTGTGACCTCTACCaacacatcgcagggtctccgccACCTCCGATTGtactcgctcctttggcaatcgaccttcgtccacccgctcttgggtcacaatTGGACGAAGCATAGCTCTAGGATAATCCATCGCCTAGCAGTTCTCGAAGTCCACTAACTTCGCTAAAATTGGTGCGTTATTATCTGGATTCTAGGTTTCTACCCCCCAGCACAATTTTTGTCGTGCACCACTTCCTTCGCGACAACTCGAATGACAGcactgtgacatattcttcaagagtacccgccttcgcgttctcttgccccgtgccaaggccttatgACCCTAACTTTTCCTCTGCAAGTTAAATCACTTTAGTTCCCCCGTCAAATGCTTCGTTGAGATAAAATGCATGTGTCTCAAAGCTCCCTTTGACTTTGGCACCATATAGGTTGAGTCCACACCATCAGAATAAGGGACCCATAGAACGATATGATCCCGCTcctgcctttgcaagagttcatgtccttgacctctgtccaatgaAAGCTTCGtggctccgctccatgttccgtctTCTATGTTGACTCCCTTCGTGCGGCTTGGCACTTCACTAAGTTCCACCTAAATTGCTCTGCTCcttgatttgcattgagttgatggtggccctcatgccTACCATTCCACGGATCAGCCCTTGTTAagtctgatctccacatcgactctaagtgtacCTTTGTTTAATGTTGCCTTGGGTTGCTCCCCTACTTGATCTTATAATGTGTCCACCAACGCATTAATTTATGCGAgaccatgcgatgactcctcaccgcttgctcggtTCGttaagctttgtggagttgttgtcttgaggtaTCCCTCCTCAATATGTGCAATCTATTGCACATGATTTTCCCTTTGGagaaccgggacttatccctcttagaTATTTGTCCCGTTTGAGCAACTTTTCTTTTCACATCATTCCCTCTGAAATTTTCGAAAACCACCATCGCCTTAGACTACTTCGCTTTGTTGAACGAATTGCGCACTGTTCTGCTCCCgcgaacacacttgctagattatgactcttTGCCAATACAACCCCTTTGCGTccttcaaggcctagcaatatgttgAACTTATTACATACTTCTGtctcctacgaacgtatccttctcataccgaagagaatgtttcaatgctccatggcgccgagtttcggtcgccttgggatggtcacGGATAGTCCATTATCCGCATACAAActcttgcatgagtaccaaattcttcgagttaataattcccctcacctctgtgagccttgcataactctttcgatagCTAAGCAACCCATCCCACCTTGCACGGTCTCATCTTTTGCCAAGCGACCCAATTGCCTTGAGCACTATCAAATTTGGTAACCAACGTCaagtcgtagctcgaactcaaccatcaCAACCTTTATGCACCACGCGTTCTACCCAGCTCGCTTGTCCTCGTAGTGCCTCTCgcgtgaag
The window above is part of the Musa acuminata AAA Group cultivar baxijiao chromosome BXJ2-6, Cavendish_Baxijiao_AAA, whole genome shotgun sequence genome. Proteins encoded here:
- the LOC103988086 gene encoding cleavage stimulating factor 64 isoform X3, which encodes MAASSGSQHRCVFVGNIPYDATEDQLKQLCEEVGPVVSFRLVYDRETGKPKGYGFCEYKDEETALSARRNLQGYEINGRQLRVDFAENDKNSDRNREQGHGGPGLAPSADVQKQFSGAPVLGDSTLHQPVGLPLAATAASVMAGALGGAQISNAQSVLPGQSGTGSDPLTHYLSRISRHQLHEILSEMKALATQNKALARQLMQASPQLAKALFQVQIMVGMAAQPVMQIANSGQSSISNPQNSSNVGLTSSQTLGGKFPRPPESHIAVTSQSLGILHQATLPLQQVLVQPQYQLPLLPQGQVSQGTLAEKSGVATIPSRWPQSIGGVPHQPSLLSTSKGLISESEPPLPQQPLSTAIASLAHHPQLSLPNTALQQSILPHSLTSQTGSSNDPLLSAGLETLPKRVSTSSAIEDLTWHSRFRTQNLGVGLADQTRLTVAGSQMVVGDAVQHSKKQMPQLSPEVESALLQQVLSLTPEQLSSLPQEQQQQVLRLQQMLSAGKIV
- the LOC103988086 gene encoding cleavage stimulating factor 64 isoform X2; the protein is MAASSGSQHRCVFVGNIPYDATEDQLKQLCEEVGPVVSFRLVYDRETGKPKGYGFCEYKDEETALSARRNLQGYEINGRQLRVDFAENDKNSDRNREQGHGGPGLAPSADVQKQFSGAPVLGDSTLHQPVGLPLAATAASVMAGALGGAQISNAQSVLPGQSGTGSDPLTHYLSRISRHQLHEILSEMKALATQNKALARQLMQASPQLAKALFQMQIANSGQSSISNPQNSSNVGLTSSQTLGGKFPRPPESHIAVTSQSLGILHQATLPLQQVLVQPQYQLPLLPQGQVSQGTLAEKSGVATIPSRWPQSIGGVPHQPSLLSTSKGLISESEPPLPQQPLSTAIASLAHHPQLSLPNTALQQSILPHSLTSQTGSSNDPLLSAGLETLPKRVSTSSAIEDLTWHSRFRTQNLGVGLADQTRLTGNVSEQSNYHSKLQRLEDGSGVAQIVNGNSGINNSSLQALGTGIVAGSQMVVGDAVQHSKKQMPQLSPEVESALLQQVLSLTPEQLSSLPQEQQQQVLRLQQMLSAGKIV
- the LOC103988086 gene encoding cleavage stimulating factor 64 isoform X1 — translated: MAASSGSQHRCVFVGNIPYDATEDQLKQLCEEVGPVVSFRLVYDRETGKPKGYGFCEYKDEETALSARRNLQGYEINGRQLRVDFAENDKNSDRNREQGHGGPGLAPSADVQKQFSGAPVLGDSTLHQPVGLPLAATAASVMAGALGGAQISNAQSVLPGQSGTGSDPLTHYLSRISRHQLHEILSEMKALATQNKALARQLMQASPQLAKALFQVQIMVGMAAQPVMQIANSGQSSISNPQNSSNVGLTSSQTLGGKFPRPPESHIAVTSQSLGILHQATLPLQQVLVQPQYQLPLLPQGQVSQGTLAEKSGVATIPSRWPQSIGGVPHQPSLLSTSKGLISESEPPLPQQPLSTAIASLAHHPQLSLPNTALQQSILPHSLTSQTGSSNDPLLSAGLETLPKRVSTSSAIEDLTWHSRFRTQNLGVGLADQTRLTGNVSEQSNYHSKLQRLEDGSGVAQIVNGNSGINNSSLQALGTGIVAGSQMVVGDAVQHSKKQMPQLSPEVESALLQQVLSLTPEQLSSLPQEQQQQVLRLQQMLSAGKIV